The Methanofollis fontis genome includes the window AGGTTCAGATTTCATGCACTTGCAGAACTCTTCAGCGACCGCTACGACCTCCAGATTTTTCAGCACCCGCTCTATGTGCGGCCAGGTGCTCTACTGCCCTGATGAGCGGTTTTTGTACGACGTCGCAGTCGAGACCATCAGGGAGTTTGATGCATTCAAGCACCGTCTCTATGACTATATCGGGGAGCGGGCGATGCCATGAGCAGATCTATCAGAAGTGCCGCCATCAGGACCAAACTTCAGGAGATGACCGAGAGCATCGATATTGTCTGATTCTGCCGGGGCATTCACGGAACCCGGGATCGTCAGAGACGGCATCTACAAGCGAACCGAATATGCAATCGATGTGATATCTGTGCAATGCTGAACACCGACCTCCGCCTCGGCGTGCCCGCCACGGACGAAGATATTGTCGACCACCTGATTCGGCACGGCGTCCTCAGCAGGGAGATGCTCGGGAACCTCAAGGCGATGAAGGGGTTCAGGAACATCGTCGTTTACCGCTATGGGGTGATCGACGACGCCCTCACCTTCTCGATCCTGCAGGAGCATATCGGAGATTTTGCTCTGTTCAGGCAGGAGATCGAGGCCTTTCTGCGCACCTCTGGATGCGGCGGGGAGTGACTCTTGGGGGTCTTCAGGGCTCTGCAGGTCGCCCCATTCTGGGTTCCTATATCCTGCCTGTCCTTTCCACTTCGCCCGATATTGTACCCGGGATCCCCTGATTGAGAATGATTGAGGTCGTCCTCTCCCCGACCCTATCCCGGCAGGAGTGTGATAAAAACAGAAAGAATCACGGATGACGGGCTGATCGATGAGATTGAGGGCGGTTTGATCGGTGCCGGAGTGTCTCCATCCCGGCCTGATGGCGGACTCTCCTCGCACACACCTGAGCGGCATTTCCCCTCTGCCCCGTGAGAGGGACAGACATGTGGACAAAAATGTGAATGCGATTTCCAATCTGTCCTCGCGGTTGCCGATACGCCCATCATCAGGCAGGATGCGGAGAGAAGATCTGATCACTTGCCCGTGGATTTTTTTCACAGGGGGACGGCCTCCCGGTGGATGCGATCCCTGATATACCGGTGCAGCCCCCCCACCTGAGGTCCGTCGTCAGGACGATTCAGGAGAGAGAGGATATCCCACTTGCCGTGCTCTTCGGGAGTTATGCAAAGTGGACCGCTGACCAGAAGAGCGACATCGACGTCTATATCGAAACAGGCGAGAGAGAGGTGAAGCGGGAGCTGGAACGGTGCCACTCGCGGCTCA containing:
- the hepT gene encoding type VII toxin-antitoxin system HepT family RNase toxin, with the translated sequence MLNTDLRLGVPATDEDIVDHLIRHGVLSREMLGNLKAMKGFRNIVVYRYGVIDDALTFSILQEHIGDFALFRQEIEAFLRTSGCGGE